In Amycolatopsis jiangsuensis, the following proteins share a genomic window:
- a CDS encoding FmdB family zinc ribbon protein, which produces MPTYAYRCRDCTGTFELQRPMAESAAPAPCPEGHTDTVKLLTTVALTGSAASAPSGGCCGGGCCG; this is translated from the coding sequence ATGCCCACCTACGCCTACCGCTGCCGCGACTGCACCGGAACGTTCGAGCTCCAGCGGCCGATGGCCGAATCCGCCGCGCCGGCACCGTGCCCCGAGGGACACACCGACACGGTGAAGCTGCTGACCACCGTCGCGCTGACCGGTTCAGCCGCCTCCGCGCCGTCGGGTGGCTGCTGCGGGGGCGGCTGCTGTGGTTAA
- a CDS encoding alkaline phosphatase family protein, protein MDVPQYADVPHLGQVVPSLLAMLGVPGESGTLAVPEARSACVLLIDGLGWQLLSEHAADAPVLTELAKSPLRVGFPSTTAAGVAAIGTGLASGEHGMVGYTFEVPGVGVLNALRWRSHDDGSDLRGALPPREVQPLPTTFERAAAAGVDAAVVSSAQFSDTALTRATQSGARYEGVHALGDLAARTLEVLAGRSFCYAYHSELDLVGHLYGPGSTAWRMQLRQVDRLVESLVDGLPAGALLAVVADHGMVRIGEKLDLESTPELLEGVRAFGGEVRARHAYTEPGAEADVLAAWQSVLGERAWVRSRDEAIEQGWFGTSVSDRVRPRIGNVVAAARGTFGMVRELAEAAESSLLGQHGSLTEAEQLVPLVLAAG, encoded by the coding sequence GTGGATGTGCCTCAGTACGCGGATGTTCCGCACCTCGGTCAGGTTGTCCCTTCCCTGCTCGCCATGCTGGGGGTGCCAGGGGAATCCGGCACGCTGGCGGTGCCGGAGGCACGCAGCGCCTGCGTGCTGCTCATCGACGGGCTCGGCTGGCAGCTGCTGTCCGAACACGCCGCCGACGCACCGGTGCTGACCGAACTGGCGAAAAGTCCGTTGCGCGTCGGTTTTCCGTCGACCACGGCGGCCGGCGTCGCGGCCATCGGCACCGGCCTCGCCTCGGGGGAGCACGGGATGGTCGGGTACACCTTCGAGGTTCCGGGTGTCGGGGTGCTGAACGCGCTGCGCTGGCGTTCCCACGACGACGGCAGTGACCTGCGTGGTGCGTTGCCGCCGCGCGAAGTGCAGCCGTTGCCGACGACGTTCGAGCGCGCTGCCGCGGCCGGAGTCGACGCCGCTGTGGTGTCGTCCGCGCAGTTCTCCGACACCGCATTGACCCGAGCGACCCAGAGCGGCGCGCGGTACGAGGGCGTGCACGCCCTTGGCGACCTGGCCGCGCGGACGCTGGAAGTGCTGGCAGGGCGGTCTTTCTGCTACGCCTACCACAGCGAGCTGGACCTGGTCGGGCATCTGTACGGCCCGGGCTCGACCGCGTGGCGGATGCAGCTGAGGCAGGTCGACCGGCTTGTCGAGTCCCTTGTGGACGGGCTGCCGGCAGGCGCGCTGCTCGCGGTCGTCGCCGATCACGGCATGGTGCGGATCGGCGAGAAGCTCGACCTCGAGTCCACTCCGGAGCTGCTGGAGGGCGTCCGCGCGTTCGGCGGCGAAGTGCGGGCGCGGCACGCGTACACCGAACCCGGCGCGGAGGCCGACGTGCTCGCCGCGTGGCAGTCCGTGCTGGGCGAACGGGCCTGGGTACGTTCCCGCGACGAGGCGATCGAGCAGGGCTGGTTCGGCACCTCGGTCAGCGACCGCGTCCGTCCGCGGATCGGAAACGTGGTCGCGGCGGCCCGCGGAACGTTCGGCATGGTCCGCGAACTGGCCGAGGCGGCCGAATCGTCCCTGCTCGGCCAGCACGGTTCGCTCACCGAAGCGGAGCAGCTGGTGCCACTGGTGCTGGCGGCCGGCTGA
- a CDS encoding peptidyl-tRNA hydrolase, with protein sequence MPASETSDTSDEEPDQVRAMPIILRIERAEPPGRTALLEAAAAAALAVCLDERSAPGGEWAEPMHAWLDNRIRKVSRRARGAHWQAVLDLPGITVEVGGAQARALVPGLVSQAPKEVSRLQISGSEVAPDEPGPAPDDVPVLLLNPDVPMTVGKAAAQVGHATMILASLLPDEALAAWAARDYRVAVRTPSPVRWTRLCPVDDPERGWRGQRVVAVRDAGFTEVEPGTITVLAQYPSVRTRNTAASGAVGAGNRTEGASR encoded by the coding sequence ATGCCCGCGTCGGAGACGTCGGACACCTCCGACGAGGAGCCGGACCAGGTGCGCGCGATGCCGATCATCCTGCGTATCGAACGAGCCGAACCGCCCGGCCGCACCGCGTTGCTCGAAGCAGCCGCCGCGGCCGCGCTGGCAGTGTGCCTCGACGAGCGGTCCGCGCCGGGCGGTGAATGGGCCGAGCCGATGCACGCGTGGCTGGACAACCGCATCCGCAAGGTTTCCCGCCGTGCCCGTGGTGCGCACTGGCAGGCGGTGCTCGACCTGCCCGGGATCACCGTGGAGGTCGGCGGCGCCCAGGCCCGCGCGCTCGTGCCGGGCCTGGTTTCGCAGGCGCCGAAAGAGGTTTCGCGCCTGCAGATCTCCGGGAGCGAAGTGGCGCCGGACGAGCCTGGCCCGGCGCCGGACGACGTGCCGGTGCTGTTGCTGAATCCGGACGTGCCGATGACCGTCGGCAAGGCCGCCGCCCAGGTCGGGCACGCCACGATGATCCTCGCTTCGCTGCTGCCGGACGAGGCGCTGGCCGCGTGGGCGGCGCGGGACTACCGGGTCGCGGTGCGGACGCCGTCCCCGGTGCGCTGGACGCGGCTGTGCCCGGTCGACGATCCGGAGCGCGGCTGGCGGGGCCAGCGGGTGGTGGCCGTGCGCGACGCCGGTTTCACCGAGGTCGAACCCGGCACCATCACCGTGCTCGCGCAGTATCCCAGCGTTCGGACGCGGAACACCGCGGCCTCCGGCGCGGTTGGAGCCGGAAACCGGACGGAAGGGGCTTCCCGATGA
- a CDS encoding Lrp/AsnC family transcriptional regulator — protein MTDVLELSPVDLEILRVLQNDARTSNKDLAATVGLAPSTCLDRVNRLREAGVITGQRAQVDAALLGRPLEAFLFVQVRPHRRPLVERFVAHLLGLPEVRAVYHLTGPDDFLAHVATTSAADLQRLVMDELTSRDEIARVHTNLVFQQWQGGPLLPPEDRRRTAQ, from the coding sequence ATGACGGATGTACTCGAACTGAGCCCGGTTGATCTCGAAATCCTGCGAGTGCTGCAGAACGATGCCCGGACGTCGAACAAGGACCTGGCCGCCACCGTCGGGCTGGCCCCCTCCACCTGCCTGGACCGGGTCAACCGGCTGCGCGAGGCGGGTGTGATCACCGGCCAGCGCGCGCAGGTCGACGCGGCGTTGCTGGGACGCCCGCTCGAGGCTTTCCTGTTCGTGCAGGTCCGTCCGCACCGGCGGCCGCTGGTCGAACGGTTCGTCGCGCATCTGCTCGGCCTGCCGGAGGTCCGCGCCGTGTACCACCTGACCGGCCCGGACGATTTCCTCGCGCACGTGGCCACCACGTCCGCGGCCGACCTCCAGCGCCTGGTGATGGACGAACTGACCTCCCGCGACGAAATCGCGCGCGTGCACACGAACCTCGTCTTCCAGCAGTGGCAGGGTGGTCCACTGCTGCCACCGGAAGACCGCCGCCGAACCGCTCAGTAG
- a CDS encoding alpha/beta fold hydrolase, producing the protein MTELPLLLLHAFPLDARMWDPVRAPLAERLRVITPDQRGFGRSPLPETGREPGLADAARDVLALLDKLGLDRVVLGGCSMGGYLAMAVLRLAPERIGGLVLIDTKATPDTPEAAQNRLDLADRAEAEGVTGWLAGQSVPGLLADTASAELAGHVRDLIDAQPPSGVAWAARAMRNRPDSRELLRQADIPALVLVGEHDGITPLDAANTMVEALPDPTLTVIPDAGHLTPLEAPASVTEAILGWYPIS; encoded by the coding sequence ATGACCGAACTGCCCCTCCTGCTGCTGCATGCCTTCCCGCTCGACGCCCGGATGTGGGATCCGGTGCGTGCTCCGTTGGCGGAACGGCTCCGGGTGATCACCCCCGACCAGCGCGGTTTCGGCCGAAGCCCGCTTCCGGAGACCGGCCGCGAACCCGGCTTGGCCGACGCCGCCCGCGACGTGCTGGCACTGCTCGACAAACTCGGTCTCGACCGGGTGGTGCTCGGCGGCTGTTCGATGGGCGGCTACCTGGCGATGGCCGTCCTGCGCCTCGCCCCGGAACGGATCGGCGGGCTGGTCCTGATCGACACGAAAGCCACCCCGGACACCCCGGAAGCCGCACAGAACCGGCTCGACCTGGCAGACCGCGCCGAAGCTGAGGGCGTCACCGGCTGGCTGGCCGGACAGAGCGTGCCCGGCCTGCTCGCGGACACCGCCTCCGCCGAGCTCGCCGGCCATGTGCGTGACCTGATCGACGCCCAGCCGCCGTCCGGGGTCGCCTGGGCCGCCCGCGCGATGCGGAACCGCCCGGACTCCCGGGAACTGCTGCGCCAGGCCGACATCCCGGCGCTGGTGCTCGTCGGCGAACACGACGGGATCACCCCGCTCGACGCCGCGAACACCATGGTCGAGGCGCTGCCGGACCCGACACTGACGGTCATCCCGGACGCCGGGCACCTGACCCCGCTGGAAGCGCCCGCGAGCGTGACCGAGGCGATCCTGGGCTGGTACCCGATCAGCTGA
- the serB gene encoding phosphoserine phosphatase SerB, whose translation MSQTPVLITTTGPDKPGVSSVLFAVLTRHDVDVLDVEQVVIRGKLVLGVLAGVYRDPEGLQESVEQAMATVGMQVEVRIGDAIGADPFALGRRDSSHVLVVLGRPVTARAFSEVARRLAAVGANIDSIRSVADYPVTGLELYVSARDETGTADAELRSELADAASAAGIDVAVERAGITRRAKRLVVFDVDSTLVQGEVIEMLGAHAGVEDQVREITEAAMRGELNFAESLERRVELLAGLPVTVLDEVAAQLELTPGARTTVRTLKRMGFRCGVVSGGFSQVIDHLVDDLGLDFAAANELEVHEGKLTGRVTGEIVDRAGKADALRRFAGEYGIPLGACVAVGDGANDIDMLAAAGMGVAFNAKPALKEVADTALSHPYLDAVLFVLGVTRAEVEAADAADGLDLVRQ comes from the coding sequence GTGTCCCAGACTCCCGTGCTGATCACGACGACCGGACCGGACAAACCGGGCGTTTCGTCCGTGTTGTTCGCCGTGCTCACGCGGCACGACGTGGACGTGCTCGACGTCGAGCAGGTGGTGATCCGCGGGAAGCTGGTGCTCGGCGTGCTCGCCGGGGTCTACCGCGATCCGGAGGGGTTGCAGGAGTCCGTGGAACAGGCGATGGCGACCGTCGGGATGCAGGTCGAGGTCCGCATCGGGGACGCGATCGGCGCCGATCCCTTCGCGCTCGGGCGGCGCGATTCGTCGCACGTGCTGGTGGTGCTCGGCCGTCCGGTGACCGCGCGCGCGTTCTCCGAGGTGGCCCGGCGGCTCGCCGCGGTGGGCGCGAACATCGACTCGATCCGCAGCGTCGCCGACTACCCGGTGACCGGGTTGGAGCTGTACGTCTCGGCGCGCGACGAGACCGGGACCGCCGACGCCGAACTGCGCTCGGAGCTGGCGGACGCGGCGTCCGCGGCCGGTATCGACGTCGCCGTGGAGCGGGCCGGGATCACGCGCCGAGCCAAGCGGCTGGTGGTCTTCGACGTGGATTCCACGCTGGTGCAGGGCGAAGTGATCGAAATGCTCGGCGCGCACGCCGGCGTCGAGGACCAGGTCCGCGAGATCACCGAGGCCGCCATGCGCGGCGAGCTGAACTTCGCCGAATCGCTCGAACGCCGAGTGGAGCTGCTGGCCGGACTGCCGGTCACGGTGCTGGACGAGGTCGCCGCTCAGCTCGAGCTGACGCCCGGCGCACGCACCACGGTGCGCACGCTCAAGCGGATGGGCTTCCGCTGCGGCGTCGTGTCCGGTGGCTTCTCGCAGGTCATCGACCATCTCGTGGACGATCTCGGGCTCGATTTCGCCGCGGCGAACGAACTGGAGGTGCACGAGGGCAAGCTCACCGGCCGGGTGACCGGCGAGATCGTGGACCGGGCGGGCAAAGCCGACGCGTTGCGCCGGTTCGCCGGGGAGTACGGGATTCCGCTCGGCGCGTGCGTGGCGGTCGGCGACGGGGCCAACGACATCGACATGCTCGCCGCGGCGGGCATGGGCGTGGCGTTCAACGCGAAGCCCGCGCTCAAGGAGGTCGCGGACACCGCGCTGTCCCACCCGTACCTCGACGCGGTGCTGTTCGTCCTTGGCGTCACGAGGGCCGAGGTGGAGGCGGCCGACGCGGCGGACGGGCTCGACCTGGTGCGCCAGTGA
- a CDS encoding 3-hydroxyacyl-CoA dehydrogenase family protein, with product MAREISTVGVVGLGTMGAGIAEVLARSGLDVVAVELDAAGVARGLGHLRHSTARAVAGGKLTDAGQTALLGRIRCGTSLSELSEVDLVIEAIPESLAAKAEVFARLDEITGADVVFASNTSSLSITEIGVHTARPGKVVGMHFFNPAPVLELVEVVRTVVTEPEVVEEVVAFARRLGKAPVVMGDRAGFIANALLFGYLNHAVRMYEQRYATREDLDAAMRYGCGYPMGPLALLDLIGLDTAQEILDTMYHQSRNRLHAPAPLLKQMITAGRLGRKSGRGFYAYESPDSPVVVGRESTVDSAGKTGARTVRTVGVVGTGTMATGIAEVFAKRGFDVVLRARSQEKAAAAVAKVRTSLDRSVTKGRLSEEDASVAYERIRPVAAFSGLADADLVVEAVAEELSVKREVFAALDAVLRPGAVLATTTSSLPVIACAAATSRPEDVLGLHFFNPAPAMKLVEVVSTIATAPEVTATANAVCAALGKHPVQCGDRAGFIVNALLFPYLNDAVKMLEAHYASADDIDTAMKVGCRLPMGPFELLDVVGLDVALAIQRTLFGEYREEGFAPAPLLEHLVTAGRLGRKAGKGFRDY from the coding sequence GTGGCACGGGAAATCTCGACGGTCGGAGTGGTCGGTCTCGGCACCATGGGCGCGGGCATCGCCGAGGTGCTCGCCCGCAGCGGACTCGACGTGGTCGCGGTGGAACTGGACGCCGCCGGCGTCGCACGCGGGCTCGGCCACCTGCGTCACTCCACCGCACGCGCGGTGGCCGGCGGCAAGCTCACCGACGCCGGGCAGACGGCGCTGCTCGGGCGGATCCGTTGTGGCACTTCACTGTCCGAGCTGTCCGAAGTAGACCTGGTGATCGAGGCGATCCCGGAAAGCCTGGCGGCGAAGGCGGAAGTGTTCGCGCGGCTGGACGAGATCACCGGCGCGGACGTGGTGTTCGCGTCCAACACGTCCTCCCTGTCGATCACTGAGATCGGCGTGCACACCGCACGTCCGGGCAAGGTCGTGGGGATGCACTTCTTCAACCCGGCGCCGGTGCTCGAGCTGGTCGAGGTGGTGCGCACCGTGGTCACCGAGCCGGAGGTGGTCGAGGAGGTGGTGGCCTTCGCTCGCCGGCTCGGCAAGGCGCCGGTGGTGATGGGCGACCGGGCCGGGTTCATCGCCAACGCGCTGTTGTTCGGCTACCTCAACCACGCCGTGCGGATGTACGAACAGCGTTACGCCACCCGGGAAGACCTCGATGCCGCGATGCGGTACGGCTGCGGCTATCCGATGGGTCCGCTGGCGCTGCTCGACCTGATCGGTCTGGACACCGCGCAGGAAATCCTGGACACGATGTACCACCAGTCCCGCAACCGGCTGCACGCACCGGCACCGTTGCTCAAGCAGATGATCACCGCGGGACGGCTCGGCCGGAAGAGCGGACGTGGGTTCTACGCCTACGAGTCGCCGGATTCCCCGGTCGTGGTGGGCCGTGAGTCCACTGTGGATTCTGCCGGAAAGACCGGCGCGCGGACAGTGCGCACGGTCGGCGTGGTCGGCACCGGAACCATGGCCACCGGAATCGCCGAGGTGTTCGCGAAGCGCGGTTTCGACGTGGTTCTCCGGGCGCGGAGCCAGGAAAAGGCCGCGGCCGCGGTGGCGAAGGTGCGCACCTCGCTGGATCGGTCCGTGACGAAGGGGCGACTGTCCGAAGAGGACGCATCCGTGGCCTACGAGCGGATCCGGCCGGTGGCCGCGTTCTCCGGCCTCGCCGATGCCGACCTCGTGGTCGAGGCCGTTGCGGAGGAGCTTTCGGTGAAGCGGGAGGTGTTCGCGGCGCTCGACGCGGTGCTCCGGCCGGGTGCGGTGCTCGCCACCACGACGTCCTCGCTGCCGGTGATCGCCTGCGCGGCGGCCACGTCACGGCCGGAGGACGTGCTCGGCCTGCACTTCTTCAATCCCGCGCCGGCGATGAAGCTGGTGGAGGTGGTGAGCACGATCGCGACCGCCCCGGAGGTCACCGCGACCGCGAACGCGGTCTGCGCGGCGCTCGGCAAACATCCGGTGCAGTGCGGCGATCGAGCCGGCTTCATCGTGAACGCGCTGCTGTTTCCCTACCTCAACGACGCGGTGAAGATGCTCGAAGCGCACTACGCGTCGGCCGACGACATCGACACCGCGATGAAGGTCGGCTGCCGGCTGCCGATGGGCCCGTTCGAACTCCTCGACGTGGTCGGCCTCGACGTCGCACTGGCCATCCAGCGCACCCTGTTCGGCGAATACCGCGAGGAAGGCTTCGCGCCCGCACCGCTGCTGGAGCACCTGGTCACCGCAGGACGGCTCGGACGCAAGGCGGGCAAGGGTTTCCGCGACTACTGA
- a CDS encoding GNAT family N-acetyltransferase, which translates to MLNEIETERLVLRPFVETDRAAILALHADPRAKRSDPDSPDAAVLPGLFDGWLAHWAEHGYGYCAVRERGHAEVIGLAGVRTRNHRGETVLNLAYRLSPAYWGQGYAVEAARAVVGWAEREVPSIPVLISVNVANTPSLRVVQKLGFTRYAEEICGGTPSRHFRR; encoded by the coding sequence GTGCTGAACGAGATCGAGACGGAGCGGCTGGTGCTGCGCCCGTTCGTGGAGACCGACCGTGCGGCCATCCTGGCACTGCACGCCGATCCGAGGGCGAAACGGTCCGACCCGGATTCCCCGGACGCGGCCGTGCTGCCGGGGCTGTTCGACGGCTGGCTGGCGCATTGGGCGGAACACGGTTACGGCTACTGCGCGGTCCGGGAGCGCGGTCACGCGGAGGTGATCGGCCTCGCCGGGGTGCGCACCCGGAACCACCGCGGGGAGACAGTGCTGAATCTGGCCTACCGACTGAGTCCGGCGTACTGGGGGCAGGGCTACGCGGTCGAGGCGGCCAGGGCGGTGGTGGGCTGGGCGGAACGGGAAGTGCCGTCGATTCCGGTGCTGATCAGCGTCAACGTGGCGAACACGCCCTCGTTGCGGGTGGTGCAGAAGCTGGGGTTCACGCGGTATGCGGAGGAAATCTGCGGCGGGACGCCTTCGCGGCATTTCCGGCGGTGA
- a CDS encoding trans-sulfuration enzyme family protein, whose translation MTSALHTRAVHAGRDDLADLGLHAAPIDFSTTYPARDSAEEARRIDEFAAGGEVTGIYGRIGNPTVERFERALAELEGFDHAVAFASGMAAVSACLLSAVSQGKPHIVGVRPLYGGTDHLLTSGLLGTEVTWAAPEEVAGALRPETGLVLVESPANPTLSETDLAELVDACGAVPVLVDNTFATPVLQRPGRHGARLVVHSATKFLGGHGDVMGGVVACGAEEAARLRGLRFATGGVLHPLAGYLLLRGLSTLPLRVKAASATAAELVERLGTHPAVRSVHYPRLGGPLVSFEVTGDPHAVIGAVRLITPAVSLGSVDTLIQHPASLTHRIVAEDDRTGAGITAGLLRLSVGLEDVEDLWQDLDQALKAA comes from the coding sequence ATGACTTCCGCCCTGCACACCCGCGCTGTCCACGCCGGCCGCGACGATCTCGCCGACCTCGGTCTGCATGCCGCCCCGATCGACTTCTCCACCACCTACCCCGCACGCGACAGTGCGGAGGAGGCCCGGCGGATCGACGAGTTCGCAGCGGGCGGCGAGGTCACCGGGATCTACGGCCGGATCGGCAACCCGACGGTCGAGCGATTCGAGCGGGCGCTGGCCGAGCTGGAGGGATTCGACCACGCGGTGGCGTTCGCCAGTGGGATGGCCGCGGTGTCGGCCTGCCTGCTTTCCGCTGTGTCGCAAGGGAAGCCGCACATCGTCGGGGTGCGCCCGCTGTACGGCGGCACCGATCACCTGCTCACCAGCGGCCTGCTCGGCACCGAGGTCACCTGGGCCGCGCCGGAGGAAGTGGCCGGCGCGCTGCGGCCGGAGACCGGGCTGGTCCTCGTGGAAAGCCCGGCGAACCCCACATTGTCCGAAACCGACCTGGCCGAGCTGGTGGACGCCTGTGGCGCGGTGCCGGTCCTGGTGGACAACACCTTCGCGACCCCGGTACTGCAGCGGCCCGGCCGGCACGGCGCGCGACTCGTGGTGCACAGTGCCACGAAGTTCCTCGGCGGCCACGGCGACGTGATGGGTGGAGTCGTGGCCTGCGGCGCCGAGGAGGCCGCTCGCCTGCGTGGTCTGCGGTTCGCGACCGGTGGGGTGCTGCATCCGTTGGCGGGATACCTGTTGCTGCGCGGGCTTTCCACGTTGCCGCTGCGGGTGAAGGCCGCCTCCGCGACGGCGGCTGAACTCGTCGAACGGCTCGGCACGCACCCCGCCGTGCGCAGCGTGCACTACCCGAGGCTGGGCGGTCCGCTCGTCTCCTTCGAGGTGACCGGCGACCCGCACGCGGTGATCGGCGCGGTCCGGCTGATCACGCCCGCGGTGAGCCTCGGCAGCGTCGACACGCTCATCCAGCACCCGGCGTCGCTCACCCACCGGATCGTCGCCGAGGACGACCGCACCGGTGCCGGGATCACTGCCGGACTGCTCCGGCTTTCCGTGGGGCTCGAAGACGTCGAAGACCTGTGGCAGGACCTCGACCAAGCGTTGAAGGCCGCTTAA
- the ctaD gene encoding aa3-type cytochrome oxidase subunit I, which translates to MTAVAPKPIATRPYPVRESAKGSYLLRLFRTTDHKQIGIMYLVTSFAFFMAGGAMAMLIRTELARPGQQFLSQEQYNQLFTMHGTVMLLLYATPILFGFANFVLPLQIGSPDVAFPRLNAFSYWLYLFGGLIVLSGFLTPGGAADFGWFAYTPLSDAIHSPGVGADLWISGLVVSGLGTILGGVNMVTTVVCLRAPGMTMYRMPIFTWNILVTSILILLAFPILTAALMGLLADRHLGAHVFDPANGGVILWQHLFWFFGHPEVYIVALPFFGIVTEIFPVFSRKPVFGYKGLVFATLAIAALSVAVWAHHMYATGAVLLPFFSFMTFLIAVPTGVKFFNWIGTMWKGQLSFETPMIFSIGFLVTFLFGGLTGILLAAPAIDFHVSDSYFVVAHFHYVLYGTIVFATFAGIYFWFPKITGRMMDEKLGKWHFWTTFIGFHGTFLVQHWLGAEGMPRRYADYLASDGFTTLNTISTIGAYILGASTLPFIWNVFKSYRYGEIVTVDDPWGYGNSLEWATSCPPPRHNFTELPRIRSERPAFELHYPHMVERLHAEGEIGFFGKARHGGAPSQKLVDATMPGEHGKDNAGEQ; encoded by the coding sequence GTGACGGCCGTAGCCCCGAAGCCGATCGCCACGCGCCCATACCCCGTGCGCGAGTCGGCAAAGGGTTCGTACCTGCTGCGGTTGTTCCGCACGACGGACCACAAGCAGATCGGGATCATGTACCTGGTCACGTCGTTCGCCTTCTTCATGGCGGGCGGCGCGATGGCGATGCTGATCCGCACCGAGCTGGCCCGCCCGGGTCAGCAGTTCCTCTCGCAGGAGCAGTACAACCAGCTGTTCACCATGCACGGCACGGTGATGCTGCTGCTGTACGCCACCCCGATCCTGTTCGGGTTCGCGAACTTCGTGCTGCCGCTGCAGATCGGCTCGCCGGACGTGGCGTTCCCGCGGCTGAACGCGTTCTCCTACTGGCTGTACCTGTTCGGCGGCCTGATCGTGCTGTCCGGCTTCCTCACCCCGGGTGGCGCGGCCGACTTCGGCTGGTTCGCCTACACCCCGCTTTCGGACGCGATCCACTCGCCCGGCGTCGGCGCCGACCTGTGGATCTCCGGTCTGGTGGTCTCCGGTCTCGGCACCATCCTCGGTGGCGTCAACATGGTCACCACCGTGGTGTGCCTGCGCGCGCCCGGCATGACCATGTACCGGATGCCGATCTTCACCTGGAACATCCTGGTGACCAGCATCCTGATCCTGCTCGCCTTCCCGATCCTGACCGCGGCGCTGATGGGCCTGCTGGCGGACCGGCATCTCGGCGCGCACGTGTTCGACCCGGCCAACGGCGGGGTCATCCTCTGGCAACACTTATTCTGGTTCTTCGGCCATCCCGAGGTCTATATCGTCGCGCTACCGTTCTTCGGGATCGTGACGGAGATCTTCCCGGTGTTCAGCCGCAAACCGGTGTTCGGCTACAAGGGACTGGTCTTCGCGACGCTGGCGATCGCGGCCCTGTCGGTCGCGGTGTGGGCGCACCACATGTACGCCACCGGAGCGGTGCTGCTGCCGTTCTTCTCGTTCATGACGTTCCTCATCGCGGTGCCGACCGGCGTGAAGTTCTTCAACTGGATCGGCACGATGTGGAAGGGCCAGCTGTCCTTCGAGACGCCGATGATCTTCTCGATCGGCTTTCTCGTCACGTTCCTCTTCGGCGGTCTGACCGGCATCCTGCTGGCCGCGCCCGCGATCGACTTCCACGTGTCGGACAGCTACTTCGTGGTGGCGCACTTCCACTACGTGCTCTACGGCACGATCGTGTTCGCCACCTTCGCCGGCATCTACTTCTGGTTCCCGAAGATCACCGGCCGGATGATGGACGAGAAGCTCGGGAAGTGGCACTTCTGGACCACGTTCATCGGCTTCCACGGCACGTTCCTGGTGCAGCACTGGCTCGGCGCGGAGGGCATGCCGCGGCGGTACGCCGACTACCTGGCCAGTGACGGGTTCACCACGCTGAACACGATCTCCACGATCGGCGCCTACATCCTGGGCGCGTCCACGCTGCCGTTCATCTGGAACGTGTTCAAGAGCTACCGCTACGGCGAGATCGTCACGGTCGACGACCCGTGGGGCTACGGCAACTCGCTGGAGTGGGCCACGTCCTGCCCGCCGCCGCGGCACAACTTCACCGAACTGCCCCGGATCCGCTCCGAACGCCCGGCGTTCGAGCTGCACTACCCGCACATGGTGGAGCGGCTGCACGCGGAGGGCGAGATCGGCTTCTTCGGCAAGGCCCGCCACGGCGGCGCCCCCTCGCAGAAACTGGTCGACGCCACCATGCCGGGCGAGCACGGCAAGGACAACGCGGGCGAACAGTAA
- a CDS encoding phosphotransferase, whose protein sequence is MTDPYTAAAVFAALATGRRLGLATDRAEVLHARSNVLVRMGPVVARAPGATRVARPDPAGWLARDVAVSRHLTERGVRVVSPTIDPPAGPHFTEGLPVTLWHWTRHDPDHRHTASGTARSLARVHEALRDYPGELPTRGPVEDLLRMLDSHGASLAGEADRIRTETVRLAQELPTGPGRPLHGDAHPGNLVETPDGPCWLDFEDTWRGPLEWDLAVLARQGGPDMLAAYPGEADEAVLATCTRLRELFAVVWQLLVTKRFPRRDEEARAALRAFLS, encoded by the coding sequence ATGACCGACCCGTACACGGCCGCCGCGGTCTTCGCGGCGCTCGCCACGGGGCGCCGGCTCGGGCTCGCCACCGACCGCGCGGAGGTGCTTCACGCACGGTCGAACGTGCTGGTGAGAATGGGTCCGGTGGTGGCGCGGGCACCCGGCGCCACCCGGGTGGCGCGACCGGACCCGGCCGGCTGGCTCGCCCGCGACGTGGCGGTGTCGCGCCACCTCACCGAACGTGGTGTGCGCGTCGTCTCACCGACCATCGATCCCCCGGCCGGACCGCATTTCACGGAAGGACTGCCGGTCACGCTCTGGCACTGGACCCGGCACGATCCGGACCATCGGCACACCGCCAGCGGCACGGCGCGGTCCCTGGCCAGGGTCCACGAGGCGTTGCGTGACTATCCGGGCGAACTCCCCACCCGCGGCCCCGTCGAGGACCTGCTGCGGATGCTGGACTCACACGGTGCCTCGCTGGCCGGCGAAGCCGACCGCATCCGGACGGAAACGGTGCGGCTCGCGCAAGAGCTGCCCACCGGCCCAGGCCGGCCACTGCACGGCGACGCGCATCCGGGCAACCTCGTCGAGACGCCCGACGGGCCGTGCTGGCTCGACTTCGAGGACACCTGGCGCGGACCGCTCGAATGGGACCTCGCTGTCCTCGCGAGGCAGGGCGGCCCGGACATGCTGGCCGCGTACCCCGGCGAAGCGGACGAAGCGGTACTCGCCACGTGTACGCGGCTTCGCGAGCTGTTCGCGGTCGTCTGGCAGCTTCTGGTCACGAAGCGTTTTCCGCGCCGTGACGAGGAAGCGCGAGCGGCGTTGCGTGCCTTTCTCAGCTGA